A window of the Janthinobacterium agaricidamnosum NBRC 102515 = DSM 9628 genome harbors these coding sequences:
- a CDS encoding zinc-dependent alcohol dehydrogenase family protein yields MRTYRIEQFGSVDGLALNQESVPAPGAGQVLVRIRASSLNFRDIAILDGWYPIPVKPGVVPLSDAAGEVEAVGAGVSRFKAGDRVVNSFFPNWFGGTFNSMPQQYVADQDGWLTEYKVVDAEALVAIPGHLSFEAAATLPCAGVTAWSALAGVGAGDTVLTQGTGGVSLFAVQLAKALGARVIATTSSKEKAERLLALGADHVIDYRATSDWGDKARALTNGRGVDLVVEVGGPNTLSQSIKAVALGGQVALVGVLAGVAGNIDFMSMFMSQASFRPVAVGSRRDLEDMIKVMSQHNIQPIIDSVYSLDDIKVAWSHFYQRKLFGKVVIGH; encoded by the coding sequence ATGCGTACCTATCGTATTGAACAATTTGGCAGTGTCGACGGCCTTGCCTTGAACCAGGAATCGGTTCCGGCACCGGGAGCCGGCCAAGTACTGGTGCGTATTCGTGCCAGTTCCCTCAATTTCCGAGACATCGCCATCCTCGATGGCTGGTATCCGATTCCGGTCAAGCCTGGCGTTGTTCCGCTCTCCGATGCGGCTGGCGAAGTCGAGGCGGTGGGGGCGGGTGTGAGCCGATTCAAGGCTGGCGATCGGGTCGTCAACAGCTTCTTTCCCAATTGGTTTGGCGGCACGTTCAACAGCATGCCGCAGCAATATGTCGCCGACCAGGACGGCTGGCTGACAGAATATAAAGTTGTCGATGCGGAAGCGCTGGTTGCGATACCCGGCCACCTCTCTTTCGAGGCAGCTGCCACCTTGCCTTGTGCGGGTGTGACGGCATGGTCAGCGCTCGCAGGTGTCGGCGCGGGCGACACTGTTTTGACTCAAGGGACGGGTGGCGTATCGTTGTTTGCCGTGCAGTTAGCCAAAGCGCTCGGGGCTCGCGTGATCGCCACGACTTCCAGCAAGGAAAAGGCGGAGCGACTGCTTGCGCTAGGTGCGGATCACGTCATCGACTATCGTGCCACCTCCGATTGGGGGGACAAAGCGCGCGCACTGACCAATGGCCGGGGCGTCGACCTGGTCGTCGAAGTTGGCGGACCGAATACCCTGAGTCAATCGATCAAGGCAGTAGCGCTGGGGGGACAGGTGGCCTTGGTTGGCGTGCTGGCGGGCGTGGCCGGCAATATCGACTTTATGTCCATGTTCATGAGCCAGGCTAGCTTCAGGCCGGTGGCTGTCGGCAGCCGGCGCGACCTGGAAGATATGATCAAGGTAATGTCTCAGCACAATATCCAGCCCATTATCGACAGCGTCTATTCTTTGGACGACATCAAAGTCGCTTGGTCTCATTTTTATCAACGCAAGCTCTTTGGCAAAGTCGTGATCGGACACTAA